One window of Akkermansia biwaensis genomic DNA carries:
- a CDS encoding MFS transporter, translating into MKWLNDWLGFFKPLQVKNLQIFWSGQACALIGMWLQVTAMGILVYSISGGSATAVGLLAALNALPFFLGGMLLAGLGDRFDRRKLLIAVQSVQWLVAAVLFLLTFLDALQLWHLYAAGLVMGINQTVGFPTQQAFVGDLIPRKQLQEAVGMYSLVFNTCRAVGPALAGYIIAEWGAATAFGGNVLASLPLIGCLVSLKGRISDTAAPKKQRGSGRKVSGLKAVLSTRSLLFIMLSALIQNICGQSLYQIVPALMHGNPRNTGLILGAVGAGAMVSILLVMPFARKSDRVGAKLSSGTLWMGSALCVAGIVNVVEVQALCFFFAGLATSTLFVTSSSAVQLLAPPERKSAILGLFSIVTIGVQPLAAMGWGAVVDSLGVQATIIMAGGLEALFSIWMLSVPFWRNFRFTPDDCPEGP; encoded by the coding sequence ATGAAATGGCTGAATGACTGGCTGGGCTTTTTCAAGCCCCTTCAGGTGAAGAACCTGCAAATTTTCTGGTCCGGGCAGGCGTGCGCCCTGATCGGAATGTGGCTGCAGGTTACAGCCATGGGGATTCTGGTTTACAGCATTTCCGGCGGTTCCGCCACGGCGGTGGGTTTACTGGCCGCCCTGAATGCGCTGCCCTTCTTTTTGGGAGGCATGCTGCTGGCCGGACTGGGCGACCGCTTTGACCGCCGCAAGCTGCTGATTGCCGTGCAATCCGTGCAATGGCTGGTGGCGGCGGTCCTGTTTCTTCTGACGTTTCTGGATGCCCTGCAATTGTGGCATTTGTATGCGGCGGGGCTGGTCATGGGCATCAACCAGACGGTGGGTTTTCCCACGCAGCAGGCGTTTGTGGGGGACCTGATCCCCCGGAAGCAGCTCCAGGAGGCGGTGGGGATGTATTCCCTGGTATTCAATACGTGCAGGGCGGTGGGCCCGGCTTTGGCAGGCTATATCATTGCGGAATGGGGGGCGGCCACCGCTTTCGGCGGCAATGTCCTGGCCAGTCTTCCGCTGATCGGCTGCCTGGTTTCCCTGAAAGGCCGCATTTCCGACACCGCCGCGCCGAAAAAGCAGCGCGGTTCCGGCAGAAAGGTTTCCGGTCTCAAGGCGGTATTGTCCACCCGCAGCCTGCTGTTCATCATGCTCAGCGCCCTGATCCAGAATATTTGCGGGCAGTCCCTCTACCAGATTGTTCCGGCCCTGATGCACGGGAATCCCCGCAATACCGGACTGATACTGGGAGCGGTGGGGGCCGGAGCCATGGTCAGCATCCTGCTGGTAATGCCCTTTGCGCGCAAAAGCGACAGGGTGGGGGCCAAGCTTTCTTCCGGCACCCTGTGGATGGGGAGCGCCCTTTGCGTAGCCGGCATTGTCAACGTGGTGGAGGTGCAGGCCCTGTGCTTCTTTTTTGCGGGCCTGGCTACCTCCACGCTGTTTGTTACCTCTTCTTCCGCCGTTCAGCTTCTGGCGCCTCCGGAAAGGAAATCCGCCATTCTGGGGCTTTTCAGCATCGTCACGATCGGAGTGCAGCCGTTGGCCGCCATGGGCTGGGGGGCCGTGGTGGATTCCCTGGGAGTCCAAGCGACG
- a CDS encoding OmpA family protein, producing MSEYQDNSGELRENRRRRSRFILPAPRHLAAVAVGGVLAALLVHYLGFIVLSWFDLGIHVHKTVAEEPASKPLPEKIVLKADDRPAPDVTEIPEMPVVEQIKELPPPELPDLEDMLPEQVVIAPGETSFSADPVSPSPPESLSPQMPLVDMKSIAQGLPELSPPEALKPSASPATVKTAEPEMVNPDEWYNNKLKGAGGQDDSHLPDGSKSLAQLMAQSNLGKDSGYSRLGADLLFEYNKAVMKNSARLSMLQLAGLMMKNPDTIFIVEGHTDSFGSEEYNAVLSLMRANAVRQWLLDNGISLTRPNGECRLYIRACGASRPVVSTKGDQNAQAANRRVEIHMRKPGEEIPAGSLPVTHAVDMNTPIARQVRAGVGAKAKLPAAAEGNPAVSSPPARPAAPAAPAVKPPASPQPQKERIPVAEPVPETIPSAEPVEEDIPNAEPVEDDIPLAEPVVEASGAVGMKGGLA from the coding sequence GTGAGTGAATATCAGGACAACAGCGGAGAACTCCGCGAAAACCGCCGCAGGCGCAGCCGTTTCATTCTGCCTGCGCCGCGCCATTTGGCGGCTGTGGCCGTGGGTGGCGTTCTGGCGGCGCTGCTGGTGCATTATCTCGGATTTATTGTTCTGAGCTGGTTCGACCTGGGGATTCATGTCCACAAGACTGTCGCGGAGGAGCCGGCTTCAAAGCCGCTTCCTGAGAAAATCGTTCTGAAGGCGGACGACCGTCCGGCTCCGGACGTGACGGAAATTCCTGAAATGCCGGTGGTTGAGCAGATCAAGGAACTGCCCCCTCCGGAACTGCCCGATTTGGAGGACATGCTTCCGGAACAGGTGGTGATTGCACCGGGAGAAACCAGTTTTTCCGCTGATCCCGTCTCTCCGTCCCCTCCGGAATCCCTCTCCCCCCAAATGCCCCTGGTGGACATGAAATCCATTGCCCAGGGGCTTCCGGAGCTTTCCCCTCCGGAAGCGCTGAAGCCTTCCGCCAGTCCGGCGACCGTCAAGACGGCGGAGCCGGAGATGGTCAATCCGGATGAATGGTACAATAACAAGCTGAAGGGCGCAGGCGGCCAGGACGATTCCCATTTGCCGGACGGCAGCAAGTCCCTGGCCCAGCTGATGGCCCAGTCCAATCTGGGGAAGGACAGCGGGTACAGCAGGCTGGGGGCGGATCTCCTGTTTGAGTACAACAAGGCGGTGATGAAGAATTCCGCCCGTCTCAGCATGCTCCAGCTTGCGGGGCTGATGATGAAGAATCCGGACACGATTTTCATTGTGGAGGGGCACACGGACAGTTTCGGCTCCGAGGAATATAACGCCGTGCTTTCCCTCATGCGGGCGAACGCGGTGCGCCAGTGGCTGCTAGATAACGGCATTTCACTGACGCGGCCCAACGGGGAATGCAGGCTGTACATCAGGGCTTGCGGGGCTTCCCGCCCCGTGGTGTCCACCAAGGGGGACCAGAATGCGCAGGCCGCCAACCGGCGCGTGGAAATCCACATGCGCAAGCCGGGAGAGGAGATTCCTGCCGGCAGTCTTCCCGTCACTCATGCCGTGGACATGAACACGCCCATCGCCCGCCAGGTGCGTGCGGGCGTGGGGGCCAAAGCGAAGCTTCCCGCTGCGGCGGAAGGCAATCCCGCCGTTTCCTCTCCGCCCGCCCGTCCTGCTGCTCCTGCCGCTCCTGCCGTGAAGCCTCCGGCAAGCCCCCAGCCGCAGAAGGAACGGATTCCCGTGGCAGAGCCCGTGCCTGAAACCATCCCGTCCGCGGAACCGGTGGAGGAGGATATTCCCAATGCCGAACCGGTGGAAGACGACATTCCGCTGGCGGAACCCGTGGTGGAAGCGAGCGGCGCTGTGGGAATGAAGGGAGGACTGGCCTGA
- a CDS encoding alpha/beta fold hydrolase translates to MFKRLVQLFFLLVLVAVAGLVWFSWYASTPLLVPVGAAESSVPASGESMIMEPVEAVSADGTAISGYLVRPRLSGALTPRQNRVRDALKLRGNMPHLDEKPELVVICTSWDNGVQGSLPLAEGLTGAGYSCLVWNPRGRDNARPYCTYGLKEYADVTALLDTVGEKTGGLPPVAAVGQGFGAAVLLKAASEDPRIRCMVSMDCFPSLKTVAMREMEQEWGKPLCYPAFWLMDAGVAWRADFSTFDVAPVDYALKLDYPAMVVCTNQYFFSTLEDSLSIYDSLKDDKKQLYESIREGEPYGTKERTFLHVIEGKKGEKFEKNYKVNVYDGDDELQAGIAEWIHDNTRMPMPRVLMNEFYRFPVTAAAPSGR, encoded by the coding sequence ATGTTCAAGCGTCTTGTTCAACTATTCTTCCTGCTCGTGCTTGTTGCGGTGGCCGGGCTGGTGTGGTTTTCCTGGTATGCCTCCACGCCGCTGCTGGTTCCGGTGGGGGCGGCGGAAAGTTCTGTTCCCGCTTCCGGAGAGTCCATGATTATGGAGCCTGTGGAGGCCGTTTCCGCCGACGGTACGGCGATTTCCGGCTATCTGGTGCGCCCCCGCCTGTCCGGCGCGCTGACGCCGCGCCAGAACCGAGTGAGGGACGCCCTGAAGCTGCGGGGCAACATGCCGCATCTGGATGAAAAGCCGGAACTGGTGGTGATCTGTACTTCCTGGGACAACGGCGTGCAGGGTTCCCTCCCCCTGGCGGAAGGCCTGACCGGAGCCGGATATTCCTGCCTGGTCTGGAATCCCCGCGGCAGGGACAATGCGCGGCCATACTGCACGTACGGATTGAAGGAGTATGCCGACGTTACCGCCCTGCTTGACACCGTGGGAGAGAAAACGGGAGGTTTGCCGCCCGTGGCCGCCGTGGGGCAGGGTTTCGGGGCGGCCGTGCTGTTGAAGGCCGCTTCCGAAGACCCCCGCATCCGCTGCATGGTGTCCATGGACTGCTTCCCCTCCTTGAAGACGGTGGCGATGCGGGAGATGGAGCAGGAGTGGGGGAAACCGTTGTGCTATCCCGCTTTCTGGCTCATGGATGCCGGGGTGGCGTGGCGCGCGGATTTCAGCACGTTTGACGTGGCTCCGGTGGATTATGCCCTGAAGCTGGATTATCCGGCCATGGTCGTCTGCACCAACCAGTATTTTTTTTCCACCCTGGAAGATTCCTTGAGCATTTACGATTCCCTGAAGGACGACAAGAAGCAGCTTTATGAATCCATCCGGGAAGGGGAGCCCTACGGAACGAAGGAGCGGACCTTCCTCCATGTCATTGAAGGAAAGAAGGGTGAGAAATTTGAGAAAAACTATAAAGTGAACGTGTATGATGGGGATGACGAGCTGCAGGCTGGCATTGCGGAGTGGATTCATGACAATACCCGCATGCCCATGCCCAGGGTGTTGATGAATGAATTCTACCGTTTTCCCGTGACGGCTGCGGCGCCGTCCGGCAGATGA
- the fabD gene encoding ACP S-malonyltransferase yields the protein MDAVLLFSGQGAQKVGMGKDLYDKYPTAKALIEQADKALGESLSSVMFEGPGEELTRTCNCQPALYVHGLACLAVLKELLPALNPVAAAGLSLGEFTAHAAAGTYSFEEGLRLVQKRGAFMEEACNATKGTMAAMIGGSDENVIKLAQECDVDVANFNCPGQTVVSGTEEGVDKAIAGAKGAGCKIAKKLNVAGAYHSRLMHSAMVKLAEELKNVSFGTPSMPVYCNYEARVVEGPDDIRSMLEHQVCGSVRWTASMQKLVDQGHRLFIELGPGKTLAGMMGRICKDATVISIEDVPSLEAAVAELGK from the coding sequence ATGGACGCAGTATTATTGTTTTCCGGACAGGGTGCCCAGAAAGTGGGCATGGGCAAAGATTTGTATGACAAGTATCCTACCGCCAAAGCCCTGATTGAGCAGGCCGACAAGGCTCTGGGGGAATCTCTCTCCTCCGTCATGTTTGAAGGCCCCGGCGAAGAACTCACCCGCACCTGCAATTGCCAGCCCGCCCTGTACGTGCATGGTTTGGCCTGCCTCGCCGTGCTGAAGGAATTGCTGCCTGCCCTGAATCCCGTGGCCGCCGCCGGCCTTTCCCTGGGGGAATTCACGGCCCATGCCGCCGCCGGTACCTACTCTTTTGAAGAAGGGCTACGCCTGGTTCAGAAACGCGGCGCCTTCATGGAGGAAGCCTGCAACGCCACCAAGGGCACCATGGCCGCCATGATCGGCGGTTCCGATGAGAACGTCATCAAGCTGGCGCAGGAATGCGATGTGGACGTAGCCAACTTCAACTGTCCCGGCCAGACCGTCGTTTCCGGTACGGAAGAAGGCGTGGACAAGGCCATTGCCGGAGCCAAGGGCGCCGGATGCAAGATCGCCAAAAAGCTCAACGTGGCGGGCGCCTATCACTCCCGCCTGATGCACAGCGCCATGGTGAAGCTGGCGGAAGAGCTCAAGAATGTTTCCTTCGGTACTCCGTCAATGCCCGTGTACTGCAATTATGAAGCGCGCGTGGTGGAGGGTCCCGACGATATCCGCAGCATGCTGGAACACCAGGTGTGCGGTTCCGTGCGTTGGACGGCCTCCATGCAGAAGCTTGTGGACCAGGGCCACCGCCTCTTCATTGAGCTGGGGCCGGGCAAGACCCTGGCCGGCATGATGGGCCGCATCTGCAAGGATGCCACTGTTATTTCCATTGAAGACGTGCCCAGTCTGGAAGCCGCCGTTGCGGAACTGGGCAAGTAA
- a CDS encoding HAD family hydrolase codes for MRFLPIRALPLPGESRYLFSFDFDDTLFTLGGPAGERRSFFRLMRALRARYGVLWGINTGRDPVYLREGLMDMFQDDPEAFAPDFTVTMERNVHLADAEGRLMPGVCWNDACAVAHDSLFSRYGRMLEELMEHLEKQFSGLELQRQQHDAFSLVVNDARGLDAVSGVIHGTVAPYEEIVTQRAGPYLRFSHRDYNKGTALAFVASRFGIPHAHAAIFGDGHNDLDAMRNLPEAFRCCPSNAADEVKAMVASGHGYISPKARTMGVLDGLVNGALPHFGMRTDVLKAAERKRGADEPLAE; via the coding sequence ATGCGTTTTCTTCCGATCCGGGCACTTCCGCTGCCCGGAGAGTCCCGGTACCTTTTTTCGTTCGATTTTGACGATACTCTGTTCACCCTGGGCGGTCCTGCCGGGGAGCGCCGCAGTTTTTTCCGCCTCATGCGTGCGCTCCGGGCGCGCTATGGCGTGCTTTGGGGCATCAATACGGGACGTGACCCGGTTTATCTGAGGGAGGGCCTGATGGACATGTTTCAGGATGATCCGGAAGCGTTTGCCCCGGATTTTACCGTGACCATGGAACGCAACGTCCATCTGGCGGATGCGGAAGGCCGCCTGATGCCCGGCGTGTGCTGGAACGATGCATGTGCGGTTGCCCATGATTCCCTGTTCAGCCGGTATGGCCGCATGCTGGAGGAGTTGATGGAGCATCTGGAAAAGCAGTTTTCCGGGCTGGAGCTCCAGAGGCAGCAGCATGACGCCTTTTCCCTGGTGGTGAACGATGCGCGGGGGCTGGATGCCGTGTCCGGCGTGATTCATGGAACGGTGGCCCCTTACGAGGAAATCGTCACGCAGAGGGCGGGGCCTTACCTGCGTTTCAGCCACCGGGATTACAACAAGGGAACGGCTCTGGCTTTTGTAGCGTCCCGGTTCGGCATCCCTCATGCTCATGCGGCCATTTTCGGCGACGGGCACAATGACCTGGACGCCATGAGGAATTTGCCGGAAGCGTTCCGTTGCTGTCCGTCCAATGCGGCGGATGAAGTGAAGGCCATGGTCGCTTCCGGCCACGGCTACATCAGTCCAAAAGCGCGAACCATGGGAGTGCTGGACGGCCTGGTGAACGGAGCCCTTCCGCATTTCGGCATGCGGACGGATGTCTTGAAGGCAGCGGAACGGAAACGAGGTGCGGATGAACCGCTTGCCGAATGA
- a CDS encoding LptF/LptG family permease has translation MANPAQHLRQWFTFLALLVLGGVAAWFLMPREWSQMQWEIPGTPSEYPLAQLLRPWLILLGCFLPAAGMFLYNCSGIMDRYVARTWFTAFMMCTAILTLIYIIGDFSDNVGNLMNLESPLEGTFRFYLSQLPMILNLILPYTLLLGTLWALTKLSSSSEITGMLQSGRSLLRINSPVIIGAVFAAVYFGIFGFHWAPNSTLYRRLMFSSLSQNNNDDSRSIIYKNDAESRIWYIGDPPGIDSPGEPFRQVRVEQFGAPGKMEYELFADEASWDPHSRTWTFLHAIERAYPQQQPRESNEVPLFSGDGYQTRKKPYSETPWQLISPNVRVDTQGTPALQEIIKAGSTNAKQLRSLETEWHVRIARMFSCIILTFIAIPSAITFQRRSTMSGIGIALFLAAAMLFLYEFFPTLASAGYLPTWLGAWMPNIIYTIIAIRLFQTRLAHRSFLEMLKGLEKTPAHDHP, from the coding sequence ATGGCAAACCCGGCACAACATCTCCGCCAATGGTTCACCTTCCTTGCCCTGCTTGTGCTGGGAGGCGTGGCGGCCTGGTTCCTGATGCCGCGGGAATGGTCCCAGATGCAATGGGAAATCCCAGGCACGCCGTCCGAATATCCTCTTGCACAGCTTCTGCGCCCCTGGCTGATCCTCCTCGGCTGCTTTCTCCCCGCCGCGGGCATGTTCCTCTACAACTGCTCCGGCATCATGGACAGGTATGTGGCGCGCACCTGGTTCACTGCATTCATGATGTGCACGGCCATCCTGACCCTGATTTACATCATCGGAGACTTCTCGGACAATGTGGGGAACCTGATGAATCTGGAATCCCCTCTGGAAGGGACTTTCCGCTTTTATCTGAGCCAGCTCCCCATGATCCTGAACCTCATCCTGCCCTACACGCTGCTGCTGGGCACGCTGTGGGCACTCACCAAGCTTTCCTCCTCCTCGGAAATCACCGGAATGCTGCAATCCGGCAGGTCCCTCCTCCGGATCAACTCCCCGGTCATCATCGGAGCCGTCTTCGCTGCCGTTTACTTCGGCATCTTCGGATTTCACTGGGCGCCGAATTCCACGCTGTACCGAAGACTCATGTTCTCCTCCCTGAGCCAGAACAACAATGACGACTCCCGGAGCATTATTTACAAGAATGACGCCGAATCCCGAATCTGGTACATCGGCGATCCGCCCGGCATAGACTCCCCGGGCGAACCCTTCAGGCAGGTGCGCGTAGAACAATTCGGCGCTCCGGGAAAAATGGAATACGAACTCTTCGCGGACGAAGCCTCCTGGGACCCTCATTCCAGAACGTGGACCTTCCTCCATGCCATCGAACGAGCTTATCCCCAGCAGCAGCCCCGGGAATCAAACGAAGTGCCCCTATTCTCCGGAGACGGGTATCAAACGCGGAAAAAACCTTATTCCGAAACTCCGTGGCAGCTCATCTCCCCCAATGTCCGGGTAGATACCCAGGGAACACCGGCCCTGCAGGAAATCATCAAGGCCGGATCCACCAATGCCAAGCAGCTCAGAAGTCTGGAAACGGAGTGGCACGTAAGAATTGCGCGCATGTTTTCCTGCATCATCCTGACGTTCATCGCCATTCCCTCCGCCATCACGTTCCAGAGGCGCTCCACGATGTCCGGCATAGGCATTGCTCTGTTCCTGGCGGCGGCCATGCTGTTCCTGTATGAATTCTTCCCCACCCTGGCATCCGCCGGGTACCTGCCTACCTGGCTGGGCGCCTGGATGCCCAACATCATTTACACCATCATTGCCATCCGACTGTTCCAGACCAGGCTGGCGCACAGAAGCTTCCTGGAAATGCTGAAAGGCCTGGAAAAAACGCCCGCCCATGACCACCCCTGA
- a CDS encoding HAD family hydrolase: MTTPDSIPEDRANVEKARNLLRRASAVIFDFDGLLVDTEYAIYASWLRVFDSCGHPLPLDLFNQCLGSGYTHWNPGDHLEKLTGRTFDWDEINALRQKEIVRDLEHAGLLPGAGELIRSLAEKGIPMAVASSSSHRWVDGWLNKLDIMPYFKTVVCRDDNLPVKPDPALFLRAAENLEIQPSQCLVLEDSQNGTTAAFRAGMPVISIPNRVTVQADFSHASVKIGSLKELL, from the coding sequence ATGACCACCCCTGACTCAATTCCTGAAGACCGTGCAAATGTGGAAAAAGCGCGGAACCTGCTGCGCCGGGCAAGCGCCGTAATCTTCGACTTCGACGGCCTGCTGGTGGACACGGAATACGCCATTTACGCTTCATGGCTGCGGGTATTTGACTCCTGCGGCCATCCCCTGCCCCTGGACCTCTTCAACCAGTGCCTGGGCAGCGGCTACACGCACTGGAACCCCGGCGACCATCTGGAAAAACTGACGGGGAGGACATTCGACTGGGACGAAATCAATGCGCTCCGCCAGAAGGAAATCGTACGCGATCTGGAACATGCCGGGCTGCTGCCCGGAGCCGGCGAACTCATCCGCAGCCTGGCGGAAAAAGGAATTCCCATGGCCGTGGCCTCCAGCTCCTCTCATCGCTGGGTGGACGGCTGGCTGAACAAGCTGGACATCATGCCCTACTTCAAAACCGTCGTCTGCCGGGACGACAATCTGCCCGTCAAGCCGGATCCCGCCCTGTTCCTCAGAGCGGCGGAAAATCTGGAGATACAACCCTCCCAGTGCCTGGTATTGGAAGACTCCCAGAACGGCACTACGGCGGCATTTCGTGCGGGCATGCCCGTCATTTCCATCCCGAACCGAGTGACGGTCCAGGCGGATTTTTCCCATGCAAGCGTCAAAATAGGTTCCCTGAAGGAACTCCTTTAA
- a CDS encoding M60 family metallopeptidase: MHVSSLARKAGRGSAVGWFLVLLLICGAGAGYYLYQDNQEKKRVAQELTAERQAKEKAMKAAAEKQRKQREKEIRERREKEREAAELAREEARKKKEALEQEAAQKLQEQAKREEAEKRRREELERREREEQERRQEEPDEEEEPEPEGRFPQPVKNPMPDLSVYATVCKDEIPMDADKPLETWSWDKAEKLAGMEEFPSGSTPWKRGTDDKRMDDLLERCRSWKDDKPSSLKACSAAKDFPGAPEDGASLVRRTVEIDSNITGWHSTGLYAPPGAEISCSLSGAPKESSLGIRIGCHTDSLHKLDAWRRVPEITVQVPADRGRVKLVNPMGGLVYVNVGKRSKRGRIFKVQISGATPAPLFILGVTTPEQWAAQLENCKAPWGEIRMPRLVMTMPVEQLKRCPDVQKVAEFLQKNMALQDWIMGWDTKPDRLHHPMRFVVDRQISAGAGHSGYPAMATTDWTNSIASGAIVNSGSWGLWHELGHNHQAPPFTMEGQTEVSVNIFSMLCEVMGTGKSYESCWGGGMGPYGMSSELKKYFTGSQTYRDAPNKVQLFFWVELMYHLGFDAFRQVALQYHDKPYDNGKLSDEKKWEWVMSAFSKVTGKNMGPFFEIWRMPVSEHARAKMKNLPVWLPSGDYPACYTRDE, from the coding sequence ATGCATGTTTCTTCGTTGGCCCGCAAGGCAGGCAGGGGCTCTGCCGTAGGATGGTTCCTGGTGCTGCTGTTGATTTGCGGCGCCGGAGCCGGGTATTATCTGTATCAGGACAATCAGGAAAAGAAAAGGGTGGCGCAGGAGTTGACCGCTGAACGCCAGGCAAAGGAAAAAGCCATGAAGGCCGCCGCTGAAAAACAGAGAAAGCAGCGGGAAAAGGAAATAAGGGAACGCCGGGAGAAGGAGCGGGAAGCCGCCGAACTGGCCAGGGAGGAAGCGAGAAAGAAGAAGGAGGCCCTGGAACAGGAGGCGGCGCAAAAGCTTCAGGAGCAGGCCAAGCGGGAGGAAGCGGAAAAGAGGAGGAGGGAAGAGCTGGAACGCCGTGAGCGGGAGGAACAGGAGCGCCGGCAGGAAGAACCCGACGAGGAGGAAGAGCCGGAACCCGAGGGGCGCTTTCCGCAGCCCGTCAAGAATCCCATGCCGGATCTTTCCGTGTACGCCACCGTCTGCAAGGATGAAATACCGATGGATGCCGACAAGCCTCTGGAAACATGGTCATGGGACAAGGCTGAAAAATTGGCAGGCATGGAGGAATTCCCTTCCGGAAGTACACCGTGGAAAAGAGGGACGGATGACAAGCGCATGGATGACCTGCTGGAAAGGTGCCGTTCCTGGAAGGACGACAAGCCTTCCTCCCTGAAGGCCTGCTCGGCGGCAAAGGATTTTCCCGGAGCTCCGGAGGACGGCGCTTCGCTTGTGAGGCGCACGGTGGAGATAGATTCCAACATCACGGGCTGGCACAGCACGGGTCTGTATGCCCCGCCGGGAGCGGAAATTTCATGTTCCCTGTCCGGGGCGCCCAAGGAGAGTTCTCTCGGAATCCGCATCGGGTGCCATACGGACAGCCTGCACAAGCTGGATGCCTGGAGAAGGGTTCCGGAAATAACGGTACAGGTTCCGGCGGACCGGGGGCGCGTGAAGCTGGTGAATCCGATGGGCGGCCTGGTGTATGTGAACGTGGGCAAGCGTTCCAAGAGGGGACGGATCTTCAAGGTGCAGATTTCCGGAGCCACTCCGGCGCCTCTCTTTATTCTGGGGGTGACCACTCCGGAACAGTGGGCGGCTCAGTTGGAAAATTGCAAGGCCCCGTGGGGGGAAATCCGCATGCCGCGCCTGGTGATGACCATGCCGGTGGAGCAGTTGAAACGCTGCCCCGACGTTCAGAAGGTGGCGGAATTCCTGCAAAAGAACATGGCGCTCCAGGATTGGATCATGGGGTGGGATACCAAGCCGGACCGCCTTCATCATCCCATGCGCTTTGTCGTGGACAGGCAGATTTCCGCGGGGGCCGGGCACTCCGGCTATCCCGCCATGGCGACGACCGACTGGACGAATTCAATCGCCAGCGGCGCCATCGTCAATTCCGGAAGCTGGGGGCTTTGGCATGAACTGGGGCACAACCATCAGGCGCCTCCGTTCACGATGGAGGGGCAGACGGAAGTTTCCGTCAACATTTTCTCCATGCTCTGTGAAGTGATGGGGACGGGCAAGAGTTACGAGTCCTGCTGGGGAGGGGGCATGGGGCCGTACGGCATGAGCTCCGAACTGAAGAAATATTTTACCGGAAGCCAGACTTACAGGGACGCTCCCAACAAGGTGCAGCTCTTCTTCTGGGTGGAGCTGATGTACCATCTGGGGTTTGACGCCTTCCGGCAGGTGGCCCTGCAATACCATGACAAGCCTTACGACAATGGCAAGTTAAGCGATGAAAAGAAATGGGAATGGGTGATGTCCGCCTTTTCCAAGGTGACGGGAAAGAACATGGGACCCTTCTTTGAAATCTGGCGCATGCCCGTTTCCGAACACGCCAGGGCCAAAATGAAAAACCTGCCTGTCTGGCTGCCTTCCGGCGATTATCCCGCCTGTTATACGCGGGATGAATAG
- a CDS encoding DUF4339 domain-containing protein: protein MPSQHCPLYHYRVKDKVVGPVSLADLHVLLTSKKIPPDTMIREEHCQTWMPLTAEFRRQERLDRPRTSAALLACRPPKSSFLFYAIALFSMACGTVHSVMENYFQYMEVVFLPSIAFFMGKMLAYMHLLTGGIRKIPIDTPDR from the coding sequence ATGCCCTCCCAACATTGCCCATTATATCACTATCGCGTCAAGGACAAGGTCGTCGGCCCCGTCAGCCTGGCCGACCTTCATGTTCTGCTCACTTCCAAAAAAATTCCTCCGGACACCATGATCCGGGAAGAACATTGCCAGACATGGATGCCCCTCACGGCGGAATTCCGCCGCCAGGAGCGCCTGGACCGCCCCCGGACGTCGGCCGCCCTGCTGGCCTGCCGTCCTCCGAAAAGCAGTTTCCTGTTCTACGCCATTGCCCTGTTCAGCATGGCCTGCGGTACTGTTCACTCCGTGATGGAGAACTACTTCCAGTACATGGAAGTGGTGTTCCTGCCTTCCATAGCGTTTTTCATGGGCAAAATGCTGGCATACATGCACCTGCTCACCGGGGGAATCAGAAAAATTCCCATAGACACCCCGGACCGCTGA